The Nycticebus coucang isolate mNycCou1 chromosome 2, mNycCou1.pri, whole genome shotgun sequence genome includes a window with the following:
- the PRDM12 gene encoding PR domain zinc finger protein 12 isoform X2, protein MTGRAQVVSADQAWDQSALLSFLCSTLTHLPPQVGPAVSPPAPASPGPPMMGSVLPAEALVLKTGLKAPGLALAEVITSDILHSFLYGRWRNVLGEQLFEDKSHHASPKTAFTAEVLAQSFSGEVQKLSSLVLPVEVIIAQSSIPGEGLGIFSKTWIKAGTEMGPFTGRVFNEDGTVRYFIDASQEDHRSWMTYIKCARNEQEQNLEVVQIGTSIFYKAIEMIPPDQELLVWYGNSHNTFLGIPGVPGLEEEQKKNKHEDFHPADSAAGTAGRMRCVICHRGFNSRSNLRSHMRIHTLDKPFVCRFCNRRFSQSSTLRNHVRLHTGERPYKCQVCQSAYSQLAGLRAHQKSARHRPPSAALQAHSPALPAPHAHAPALAAAAAAAAAAHHLPAMVL, encoded by the exons ATGACGGGCCGGGCCCAAGTGGTGAGCGCGGATCAGGCCTGGGACCAGAG CGCTCTCCTGTCGTTCCTCTGCTCCACTCTCACGCACCTACCTCCCCAAGTCGGCCCGGCCGTCAGTCCTCCAGCGCCGGCGAGCCCCGGGCCGCCCATGATGGGCTCCGTGCTCCCGGCTGAAGCCCTGGTGCTCAAGACGGGGCTGAAGGCGCCCGGGCTGGCGCTGGCCGAGGTCATCACCTCCGACATCCTGCACAGCTTCTTGTATGGCCGCTGGCGCAACGTGCTGGGCGAGCAGCTCTTCGAGGACAAGAGCCACCACGCCAGCCCCAAGACGGCCTTCACTGCCGAGGTGCTGGCGCAGTCCTTTTCTGGCG AGGTGCAGAAGCTGTCGAGCCTGGTGCTGCCGGTGGAGGTGATCATTGCTCAGAGTTCCATCCCTGGAGAGGGACTGGGCATCTTCTCCAAGACGTGGATCAAGGCCGGCACTGAGATGGGCCCCTTCACCGGCCGG GTGTTCAATGAGGATGGCACAGTGCGCTACTTCATCGATGCCAGCCAAGAGGACCACCGAAGCTGGATGACCTACATCAAGTGCGCACGCAACGAGCAGGAGCAGAACCTGGAGGTGGTCCAGATTGGCACCAGCATCTTCTACAAGGCCATTGAG ATGATCCCTCCTGACCAGGAGCTGCTGGTGTGGTACGGGAACTCACACAATACCTTCCTGGGGATCCCTGGTGTGCCAGGGCTAGAGGAGGAGCAGAAAAAGAACAAGCATG AGGACTTCCACCCCGCGGACTCGGCGGCGGGCACCGCGGGCCGCATGCGCTGCGTCATCTGCCACCGCGGCTTCAACTCGCGCAGCAACCTGCGCTCGCACATGCGCATCCACACGCTGGACAAGCCCTTCGTGTGCCGCTTCTGCAACCGCCGCTTCAGCCAGTCGTCCACGCTGCGCAACCACGTGCGTCTGCACACGGGCGAGCGCCCCTACAAGTGCCAGGTGTGCCAGAGCGCCTACTCGCAGCTGGCCGGCCTGCGCGCCCACCAGAAGAGCGCGCGCCACCGGCCGCCCAGCGCTGCGCTGCAGGCGCACTCGCCCGCCCTGCCCGCGCCGCACGCGCACGCGCCTGCGctcgccgctgccgccgccgccgccgccgccgcgcacCACCTGCCGGCCATGGTGCTGTGA
- the PRDM12 gene encoding PR domain zinc finger protein 12 isoform X3, translating into MMGSVLPAEALVLKTGLKAPGLALAEVITSDILHSFLYGRWRNVLGEQLFEDKSHHASPKTAFTAEVLAQSFSGEVQKLSSLVLPVEVIIAQSSIPGEGLGIFSKTWIKAGTEMGPFTGRVIAPEHVDICKNNNLMWEVFNEDGTVRYFIDASQEDHRSWMTYIKCARNEQEQNLEVVQIGTSIFYKAIEMIPPDQELLVWYGNSHNTFLGIPGVPGLEEEQKKNKHEDFHPADSAAGTAGRMRCVICHRGFNSRSNLRSHMRIHTLDKPFVCRFCNRRFSQSSTLRNHVRLHTGERPYKCQVCQSAYSQLAGLRAHQKSARHRPPSAALQAHSPALPAPHAHAPALAAAAAAAAAAHHLPAMVL; encoded by the exons ATGATGGGCTCCGTGCTCCCGGCTGAAGCCCTGGTGCTCAAGACGGGGCTGAAGGCGCCCGGGCTGGCGCTGGCCGAGGTCATCACCTCCGACATCCTGCACAGCTTCTTGTATGGCCGCTGGCGCAACGTGCTGGGCGAGCAGCTCTTCGAGGACAAGAGCCACCACGCCAGCCCCAAGACGGCCTTCACTGCCGAGGTGCTGGCGCAGTCCTTTTCTGGCG AGGTGCAGAAGCTGTCGAGCCTGGTGCTGCCGGTGGAGGTGATCATTGCTCAGAGTTCCATCCCTGGAGAGGGACTGGGCATCTTCTCCAAGACGTGGATCAAGGCCGGCACTGAGATGGGCCCCTTCACCGGCCGGGTAATCGCCCCGGAGCACGTGGACATCTGCAAGAACAACAATCTCATGTGGGAG GTGTTCAATGAGGATGGCACAGTGCGCTACTTCATCGATGCCAGCCAAGAGGACCACCGAAGCTGGATGACCTACATCAAGTGCGCACGCAACGAGCAGGAGCAGAACCTGGAGGTGGTCCAGATTGGCACCAGCATCTTCTACAAGGCCATTGAG ATGATCCCTCCTGACCAGGAGCTGCTGGTGTGGTACGGGAACTCACACAATACCTTCCTGGGGATCCCTGGTGTGCCAGGGCTAGAGGAGGAGCAGAAAAAGAACAAGCATG AGGACTTCCACCCCGCGGACTCGGCGGCGGGCACCGCGGGCCGCATGCGCTGCGTCATCTGCCACCGCGGCTTCAACTCGCGCAGCAACCTGCGCTCGCACATGCGCATCCACACGCTGGACAAGCCCTTCGTGTGCCGCTTCTGCAACCGCCGCTTCAGCCAGTCGTCCACGCTGCGCAACCACGTGCGTCTGCACACGGGCGAGCGCCCCTACAAGTGCCAGGTGTGCCAGAGCGCCTACTCGCAGCTGGCCGGCCTGCGCGCCCACCAGAAGAGCGCGCGCCACCGGCCGCCCAGCGCTGCGCTGCAGGCGCACTCGCCCGCCCTGCCCGCGCCGCACGCGCACGCGCCTGCGctcgccgctgccgccgccgccgccgccgccgcgcacCACCTGCCGGCCATGGTGCTGTGA
- the PRDM12 gene encoding PR domain zinc finger protein 12 isoform X1, translating into MTGRAQVVSADQAWDQSALLSFLCSTLTHLPPQVGPAVSPPAPASPGPPMMGSVLPAEALVLKTGLKAPGLALAEVITSDILHSFLYGRWRNVLGEQLFEDKSHHASPKTAFTAEVLAQSFSGEVQKLSSLVLPVEVIIAQSSIPGEGLGIFSKTWIKAGTEMGPFTGRVIAPEHVDICKNNNLMWEVFNEDGTVRYFIDASQEDHRSWMTYIKCARNEQEQNLEVVQIGTSIFYKAIEMIPPDQELLVWYGNSHNTFLGIPGVPGLEEEQKKNKHEDFHPADSAAGTAGRMRCVICHRGFNSRSNLRSHMRIHTLDKPFVCRFCNRRFSQSSTLRNHVRLHTGERPYKCQVCQSAYSQLAGLRAHQKSARHRPPSAALQAHSPALPAPHAHAPALAAAAAAAAAAHHLPAMVL; encoded by the exons ATGACGGGCCGGGCCCAAGTGGTGAGCGCGGATCAGGCCTGGGACCAGAG CGCTCTCCTGTCGTTCCTCTGCTCCACTCTCACGCACCTACCTCCCCAAGTCGGCCCGGCCGTCAGTCCTCCAGCGCCGGCGAGCCCCGGGCCGCCCATGATGGGCTCCGTGCTCCCGGCTGAAGCCCTGGTGCTCAAGACGGGGCTGAAGGCGCCCGGGCTGGCGCTGGCCGAGGTCATCACCTCCGACATCCTGCACAGCTTCTTGTATGGCCGCTGGCGCAACGTGCTGGGCGAGCAGCTCTTCGAGGACAAGAGCCACCACGCCAGCCCCAAGACGGCCTTCACTGCCGAGGTGCTGGCGCAGTCCTTTTCTGGCG AGGTGCAGAAGCTGTCGAGCCTGGTGCTGCCGGTGGAGGTGATCATTGCTCAGAGTTCCATCCCTGGAGAGGGACTGGGCATCTTCTCCAAGACGTGGATCAAGGCCGGCACTGAGATGGGCCCCTTCACCGGCCGGGTAATCGCCCCGGAGCACGTGGACATCTGCAAGAACAACAATCTCATGTGGGAG GTGTTCAATGAGGATGGCACAGTGCGCTACTTCATCGATGCCAGCCAAGAGGACCACCGAAGCTGGATGACCTACATCAAGTGCGCACGCAACGAGCAGGAGCAGAACCTGGAGGTGGTCCAGATTGGCACCAGCATCTTCTACAAGGCCATTGAG ATGATCCCTCCTGACCAGGAGCTGCTGGTGTGGTACGGGAACTCACACAATACCTTCCTGGGGATCCCTGGTGTGCCAGGGCTAGAGGAGGAGCAGAAAAAGAACAAGCATG AGGACTTCCACCCCGCGGACTCGGCGGCGGGCACCGCGGGCCGCATGCGCTGCGTCATCTGCCACCGCGGCTTCAACTCGCGCAGCAACCTGCGCTCGCACATGCGCATCCACACGCTGGACAAGCCCTTCGTGTGCCGCTTCTGCAACCGCCGCTTCAGCCAGTCGTCCACGCTGCGCAACCACGTGCGTCTGCACACGGGCGAGCGCCCCTACAAGTGCCAGGTGTGCCAGAGCGCCTACTCGCAGCTGGCCGGCCTGCGCGCCCACCAGAAGAGCGCGCGCCACCGGCCGCCCAGCGCTGCGCTGCAGGCGCACTCGCCCGCCCTGCCCGCGCCGCACGCGCACGCGCCTGCGctcgccgctgccgccgccgccgccgccgccgcgcacCACCTGCCGGCCATGGTGCTGTGA